GCGCCTCGGCAGCGGCGGAGTGGTGCGAAGCCCGGAGCTGCGCGCCGAAGCGGTACGGGAGGTGGCCCGCCGGGCCTGGGCGCTGGGCCTGGGCGTGCGGGGTGTGACGGCGAGCCCGTTGCCCGGGCCGTCGGGGAATGTCGAGTACTTTCTGTGGCTGCGGGCCGGAGCACCTGAACTGGATCCCGCGGATGTCGACCGTGCAGTGGCGGAGGGGCCTCGTTGACGACGAATACGGCACGAACAGTCTTTCTTTTGGCGCACACCGGCCGGCCGGCCGCGATCCGCAGTGCCGAGCTCGTCGTCCAGGGGCTGCTCCGCAGCGGCCTGGGCGTGCGGGTCCTGGCCCATGAGGCGGCCGATCTGCCGCTGCCGCCGTCCGTCGAGACGGTCACCGATGCCACACCCGAGGCGGTCGACGGCTGTGAGCTCCTGATCGTCCTCGGCGGCGACGGGACGCTGCTGCGGGGTGCGGAGCTCTCGCGCGCCTCCGGGGTCCCGATGCTGGGCGTCAACCTCGGCCGGGTCGGCTTCCTCGCCGAGGCCGAGCGCGACGACCTCGACAAGGTCGTCGACCGGGTCGTCACCCGGGCGTACACCGTCGAGGAGCGCATGACGATCGACGTCCTGGTGCACAGCAACGGCGACATCGTCCACCGGGACTGGGCGCTCAACGAGGCGGCCGTGCAGAAGGTGTCGCCCGAACGGATGCTGGAGGTCGTGCTGGAGATCGACGGCCGGCCGGTCACCGGGTTCGGCTGCGACGGCATCGTGTGCGCGACGCCCACCGGCTCGACCGCGTACGCCTTCTCGGCCGGCGGGCCCGTCGTGTGGCCCGAGGTCGAGGCGCTGCTGATGGTCCCGATCAGCGCCCACGCCCTGTTCGCCAAGCCGCTGGTGACCTCGCCGACCTCGGTGCTGGCCGTCGAGGTCCAGCCGCACACCCCGCACGGGGTGCTGTGGTGCGACGGGCGCAGGACCGTCGAGCTGCCCGCCGGCGCACGCGTCGAGGTGCGGCGCGGCGCCGTGCCCGTACGGCTGGCGCGGCTGCACCAGGCCTCGTTCACGGACCGGCTGGTGGCCAAGTTCGCGCTGCCGGTGTCGGGGTGGCGGGGCGCACCGCACTGACCCCCGGGGGGCTGTCGGAGCGGTGGATCCGGCGCTCCGACCGTGACCCGTGTGCGCGCGGGCCACGAAACCTCGTATGGTCATGTCCGTGTTGGAGGAGATGCGGATACGGTCGCTCGGAGTCATCGACGACGCGGTGGTGGAACTGTCACCCGGTTTCACCGCGGTGACCGGTGAGACCGGCGCGGGCAAGACCATGGTCGTCACCAGCCTGGGGCTGCTGCTCGGCGGACGTGCCGACCCCGCCCTCGTGCGGATCGGTGCGAAGGCCGCTGTCGTCGAGGGCCGGATCACGGTGGCCGAGGGCGACGCGGTGGCGTTGCGGGCCGAGGAGGCCGGGGCCGAGATCGAGGACGGTGCGCTGCTCATCAGCCGTACCGTTTCCGCGGAGGGGCGCTCCCGGGCCCATCTCGGCGGCAGATCCGTGCCGGTGGGAGTGCTGGCCGAACTCGCCGACGAACTCGTCGCCGTGCACGGCCAGACCGACCAGCAGGGGCTGCTCAAGCCGGCCCGGCAGCGGCAGGCCCTGGACCGGTACGCGGGCGACGGCGTCTCCAAGCCCCATGCCAAGTACGAGGCTGCCTACCGGCGGCTGCGCGAGGTCGCCGGTGAGCTCGACGAGCTGACCACGCGCGCCCGGGAACGCGCCCAGGAAGCCGATCTGCTGCGTTTCGGGCTGAACGAGATCGCCGCGGTCGAGCCGCTTCCCGGCGAGGACACCGAGCTCGCCGCCGAGGCGCAGCGCCTCGGCCACGCCGACGCGCTGGCCTCCGCCGCCGCCCTCGCGCACACCGCGCTGGCGGGCAACCCCGAGGACCAGGAGGCTGTCGACGCGACGACCGTCGTCGCGGCCGCCCGGCAGGCGCTGGACGGGGTGCGCGCCCACGACCCGGCGCTCGCCGCGCTCGCCGACCGGGTCGGTGAGATCTCCATCCTGCTCGCCGATGTCTCGGGTGAACTGTCCGGGTACGCCGACCAGCTGGACTCCGATCCGCTGCGGCTCGCCGCGGTCGAGGAGCGCCGCGCCGCGCTCACCGCACTCACCCGCAAGTACGGAGTGGACATCACCGCCGTGCTGGCCTGGGCCGAGGACGGGGTGGCCCGGCTGACCGAGCTGGAGGGCGACGACGACCGGATCGGTGAGCTGACCGCGGAGCGGGACGCGCTGCGTTCCGAACTCTCCGGCCTCGGCCAGGCGTTGACGGATGCCCGGACGTCGGCTGCCGCGCTCTTCGCCGAAGCGGTGACGGCGGAACTCGCCTCCCTCGCCATGCCGCACGCCCGCGTCTCCTTCGACATCCGGCAGACCGACGCGGCGGACGAGGCGTCCGGCATCGAGATCGACGGACGCAATGTGGCCTACGGGCCGTCCGGCGCCGACGAGGTCGAACTCCTGCTGGCCCCGCACCCCGGCGCCCAGCCCCGCCCGATCGCCAAGGGCGCGTCGGGCGGTGAGCTGTCCCGGGTGATGCTCGCCGTCGAGGTGGTCTTCGCCGGCTCCGACCCCGTACCCACCTACCTCTTCGACGAGGTCGACGCGGGCGTCGGCGGCAAGGCGGCCGTCGAGGTCGGCCGGCGGCTGGCGAAGCTCGCCAGGTCGGCCCAGGTCGTGGTCGTCACCCACCTGCCCCAGGTGGCCGCGTTCGCCGACCGGCAGCTGCTGGTCGAGAAGACCGTGGACGGCTCGGTGACCAGGAGCGGTGTCACGGTCCTGGAGGGCGAGGACCGGGTGCGGGAGCTGTCGCGGATGCTCGCGGGCCAGGAGGACTCCGAGACGGCCCGGGCACACGCGGAGGAACTGCTGGCCACGGCACGGGCGGACAGCTGACCGTGCCGTGTTGCTGACAAGGAGGCGCCGGCGCGGCCCGGCGGCGGTCGGGGCGGCAACGGCCACTGCCGCACTGGTGGCGGCAGGCGTGTACCGGGTGCTGCGGGCGCGGCCCAGGCCGTCCTGGCAGCGCACCAATCACGCGGGCCGCACCGTGGACCTGTACGCGGGCCCGGCCGTCGCCCTGGGAACCGCTGCCGGAATCGCCGCCCTGCCTCTGCCGCCCCGCACCCGGTACGCGGCCGTGCTCGCCGTGACGGCCGCCGCGGGCTGCGGTGCCTACGACGACCTTGCCGCCGCAGACGACCCGCGTCGCGGATTCCGCGCCCATCTGACCGCGCTCCGGCACGGTGAGGTGACCAGTGGGACGGTGAAACTCCTCGGCATCGGCGCCGCGGGACTCGCCGTCGGCGCACTGCTCGCGAACCGCCCCGTCGACCGCCTTCTCGGCGGGGTCGTCGTCGCCGGAACCGCCCACCTCGTCAACCTGGCCGACGTACGCCCCGGAGCCGCTGTCGCCACCGTGCTCGCTCTCGGCGCCCCTTGTGCGGCCGGAGGGCCGCTCGCCGCCGCGCCCATGGCGGCCGCACTGGCGCTCGCCCCGGCCGATCTGGGGGAGCGGACCATGCTGGGGGACGCCGGGGCGCACGCCCTGGGCGCCGCCCTCGGTGTCGCCGTCGTCGCCGGAGCCGGGCGGGCCGGACTCGTCGCCCCTGCGGCGGGGATCGTCGTGGCTACGGTGTACGGCGACCGCGTCACCCGGCTTGCCGAGGCGCTCTTCACGCGCTGATCCCGAATCGGATCCGGCCGGAATTCACCCGTGCGGGTGATGCGCCACGCCCGGTATGTCGCGGTGCGCACCGGCGTAACGGCTCGGCCGTGCCGGAACGTGCGTACGGACTGGCATCCTTGGCGGTGTACTTACGGCCGTCGGGTGACGCCGTTACCCCGCATCGGGAGCCCCGGGAGCCATTCAACGTGTCACAGCTGCGTACGGTCCAAGTGCTGGGCGGCGGCAGCGCGGGCAGCAGCGCCCATGTCGGATCGCTGGCCGCCGGACTGGTCGCGCGAGGCGTGCAGGTCACCGTCTGCGCGCCCGCGGCACTGGAGCGCGCCTACGAATTCTCCACCACGGGGGCCCGTTTCGTGCCCGTGCCGCGGCGCAGTGACCCCGCCGCCGTCGCCGCGCTGCGCGCCGCCTGCGAAGGTGCCGACGTCGTGCACGCGCACGGACTGCACGCCGCCGTGCGGGCCGCCCTGGCGCTCGGCGGACGGCCGGTCCCGCTGGTCATGACCTGGCACACCCGGGCCCACGCCGAGGGCGCGCGCCGCCGGCTGCTGCACCTGCTGGAGCGACGGGCCGCCCGTGCGGCGTCGGTTGTGCTCGGCGCGTCGTCGGACCTGGTCGACCGGGCCCGGAGCCGCGGCGCGCGTGACGCCCGCCTCGCGCCCGTGGCCGTTCCCGCGCCATGTGTCCCCGTGCCGGTGACCGACGGCAAGGTGCGGGCCGAACTCGGTGCGGTGGAAAGGCCGTTGATTGTCGCGGTGGGAAGTCTCGTACCGCATCACGGGTACGGCACGCTGCTCGACGCGGCACGGATGTGGCGCCGGCTCGACCCGGTACCCCTGCTGGTCGTGGCGGGCGAGGGGCGGGAACGGGCGGCGCTGCGGCGCCGGATCAAGGCCGAGGACCTGCCCGTCTCGCTGATCGGCAGCCGTACCGACATTCCCGAACTGCTGGCCGCCGCCGACCTGGTCGTGCTGCCCAGTCGCTGGGAGGCGCGTTCGGTGCTGGCCCAGGAGGCGTTGCGGATCGGCGTGCCGCTGGTCGCGACCGCGGTCGGCGGAGTGCCCGAACTCGTGGGTGACGCGGCGGAACTGGTGCCGTACGCCAACGCGGAGGCGCTCGCCCGGGCCGTCGCCCGGCTGCTCGGCGATCCGGCGGAACGGGAGCGGCTGGCCGCTGCCGGGCCCCGGCAGGCGGCGAATTGGCCGACCGAGGACGACACGATCGCCCAAGTGCTCTGCGTGTACGACGAGTTGGTGCAGCCGCGCGCGGCGGCCCGCACCCGCTGAGGCGCCGCCGGTCACGTCGCGTGGCGGCGGGCGCGCAGGGCCAGGCTCAGCGCCAGGACGGCCTGCGGGTCGTCCAGATCGGTGCCGAGCAGGTCACCGATGCGGGCCAGCCGGTTGTACAGCGTCTGGCGGTTCAGATGCAGTTCGCGCGCCGTCTCCGCCTTGCGGCCCGCATGGGCCAGATACGTTTCCAGCGTGGGCAGCAGCGGCGGACGCGAGGTCCGGTCGTGATCGCGCAGCGGGCCGATCGCCCGCTCGACGAAAGCCGCCAGATCCGGATGGTCCCGCAGCCGCCACAGCAGCAGATCGATGTCGAGCTGCCGGGCGTCGTACCACGGCCGGTCGCCGAGCCCCTGCGCCGCCGTGGCCGTCTCCGCCGCATGCCGCAGCCCCGCACCGGCCGCCGCCCAGCCACCCGCCACCCCGACGACCACGACGGGGGGATGGGAACCCGCCCGCTCCAGACCGGCCCGCTCCACGCCGGCCCGCAACGCCGCGGCGACCCGGTCGGCCACCGCCGTACGTTCCGTCTCCGTACGCAGCCCCAGCAGCAGCGGCACCCGGCCCTCCACCGGCCGCACCCCGAGCAGCACCGGCACCCCCACCGAGGACAGCTCCTCCAGGACCGCGCGCGCCAGCAGCGCCCAGTTGCCGGAGGGGGAGAGCTCCGGGGCCAGCCGCATCACCACGGGCAGCAGCGGCATCTCGCCCGGCTTGAAACCCAGCACGCGGGCCTGCGCCGGCGCGTCCTCGGGAGTGATCCGGCCCTCCGCGAGGTCGGTGAGGAAGTCACCGCGGCCGCGCGCCGCGAGCTCCTCCTCCTGGCGGGCCTGCATCAGCACCACCGCGAGGAGGCCCGCGGCCCGCTCCGCCGCCATCCGGTGCACCGGCACCAGCGGCCCGTCCACCGCCAGCAGGACCAGTCTGGCCCGCACCGAGCCGGTTCCCGGGCCACCGCCCGGCACATCCACCAGCACCGATCCGACCGGTGGCGACTCACGGGCCGCACGGCCGCCCCGCATTCCGTCCCAGACCTGGAGCGGGTCGGCGGAGACCGGGCCGGACTCGGTGCCCGCCGCGTACAGCAGCTGGCCGTCGGCCGTCTCCAGGAAGACCGGGTTGGCCGTGAAATCCGCCAGGATGCCGAGCACCTGGGGCACCCCGCCGCCACCGAGCAGCGCCTGGGTGCAGCGCCGGTGGACCTCCTCGGCCTGCTGCAGGAGCGCGTAGTGGCCGTTGACGATCTCGGTGTGGATCTCCTCCGTCACCGTCACGAACGGCACCTCGCGGTGCAACTGGACCAGGGGCAGCCCGGCCGCGCGGGCGGCGTCCACGATCGACGACGGCAGCCTGCTGAAGCGCGGACCCAGCTCCACCACGAGCGCGGCGATGCCGCGGTCGGCGAGCCGGCGGACGAACGCCCGCTGCTCGGCGGGGCGGGTGCCGAGCCCCAGACCGGTGGTGAGGAGCAGCTCACCGCCCTTGAGCAGCGACGCGATGTTGGGGACCTCGCCCGCGTGCACCCAGCGCACGGTGCGGCCGAGCCGGTCGGCTCCGATCACCACTTCGGGGAGGCCGCTGCGCAGCCCCGGCAGCTCAAGGGCTCGCTGCACGGTGATGCCGCCTTGGGTCTCCACTGGCTCTGGCCTCGCGCTTCGCGTCGGTCGGACCGGGCGGTCGCACGGTTTGCGGTCGCCCCTGGTCAGGAAGGTACCGGCCCTGAGCTCCGGAGGCTTCGTCGGGGCGGTACGCCGTTGACAGGGCCGTCACCCGCTGCGATCTTGAGAATTCCGACACCGGGACGAGGGCGAGGAAGCATGGGCGACGAGGCGCCGGCCTACGGGGACCGGGCCGGTCACGGTTCTGGAGCGGGCCGCCCGAGCGTCCCGCCGCACGAGGACCCTCCGCCCGGCCCGCTCGTCGGCGCCGACTGGCTCGCCCGGCGGCTCGGGTCGCCGGGGCTGCTGGTCCTCGACGCCTCGGTCGGCGCGCACCGGGGGGCCGCGGAGCGGATCGTGGGGGCGCGGCCGTTCGACCTCGACGGCGCGCTCTCCGACCACACGGGGCCGCTGCCGCACACCATGCCCGATGCCGGGCCGTTCACCGAGGAGCTGCGCTCCCTGGGCCTCCACGACGGCGACACGGTCGTGGTCTACGACGCGGTGGGCATCTACTCCAGCGCCCGGGCCTGGTGGATGCTCCGGGCGATGGGCTTCGACCGGGCCGCGGTGCTCGACGGGGGACTGCCCGGCTGGGCGGCTGCCGGACTGCCGATGGAGGACGGCGCCCCCGCGGCCCCCGCGGAGCGCGGTGACTTCACGGCCAGGCCGCGCGCGGGGCTGCTCGTGGGCGCGGACGCGGTGGCGGCGGCCCTCACCGATCCGGCATCCGCGGTCTTCGACGCGCGGTCCCGGGAGCGCTTCGAGGGGACCGCTCCCGAGCCCCGCGAGGGCCTGCGCGGCGGCCATATGCCCGGGGCGGTCAATCTGCCCTTCGGCGAGATCCAGCACGAGGGCCGGATGCGTCCGGCGGCGGAACTGCGGGCCGCGTTCACCGCTCTGGCGCAGGACCGGGAGCGGCTGCTCTTCAGCTGCGGATCGGGTGTCACCGCCTGCGTCCTGACGCTGGGCGCCGAACTGGCCGGATACCGCGACCTGGCGGTGTACGACGGCTCATGGAGCGAGTGGGGGCTGCCGTCGGAGCTCCGCCCGGTGGTGACGGACCAGGAGGCGGCGGCCGGCTGACCACGGCACTGCCGCGGTGCCGGTCACCTGACCGTGGCGGGCGCTGCGGTGAGCCGTCCGGCTCACCGCAGCCCGGCCGGTCAGCCCACGTACGCCCCACTGGCCGTCAGCCGCAACGCCGTGTCGATCAGCGGCACATGGCTGAACGCCTGCGGGAAGTTGCCCACCTGGCGCTGCAGCCGCGCGTCCCACTCCTCGGCCAGCAGGCCCAGGTCGTTGCGCAGGGACAGCAGCCGCTCGAAGAGCTGGCGGGCCTCGTCGACGCGGCCGATCATCGCCAGGTCGTCCGCCAGCCAGAACGAACACGCCAGGAACGCGCCCTCGTCGCCCTCCAGGCCGTCCACGCCCGCGTTCTCACCCGAGGTGGGGTAGCGGAGCACGAAGCCGTCCTCGGTGGACAGCTCCCGCTGGATCGCCTCGATCGTGCCGATGACCCGCTTGTCGTCGGGCGGCAGGAAGCCCATCTGCGGGATCAGCAGCAGCGAGGCGTCCAGCTCCTTCGACCCGTAGGACTGGGTGAAGGTGTTGCGCTCCTTGTCGTAGCCCCGCTCGCAGACGTCGCGGTGGATGTCGTCGCGCAGCTCGCGCCACTTCTCCAGCGGTCCGTCCGTGTCGCCGGACTCGATCAGCTTGATCGTCCGGTCGACCGCGACCCAGGCCATCACCTTGGAGTGCACGAAGTGCCGGCGCGGACCGCGCACCTCCCAGATGCCCTCGTCCGGCTCGTCCCAGTGCTTCTCCAGGTACTCGATCAGCTTGAGCTGGAGCCCGGTCGCGTAGTCGTTACGGGTCAGTCCCGTCATGTGCGCCAGGTGCAGCGCCTCGGTGACCTCGCCGTACACATCCAGCTGGAGCTGGCCCGCGGCGCCGTTGCCGACCCGGACCGGGCCGGAGTTCTCGTAACCGGGCAGCCACTCCAGCTCCGCCTCGCCCAGCTCACGCTCGCCCGCGATGCCGTACATGATCTGCAGGTTCTCGGGGTCGCCCGCCACCGCCCGCAGCAGCCACTCGCGCCAGGCACGGGCCTCCTCGCGGTAACCGGTGCGCAGCAGCGAGGAGAGGGTGATCGCGGCGTCGCGCAGCCAGGTGTAGCGGTAGTCCCAGTTGCGGGAACCCCCGATGTCCTCCGGCAGGGAGGTGGTCGGCGCGGCGACGATGCCGCCGGTCGGCGCGTACGTCAGGGCCTTCAGAGTGATCAGCGAGCGGACCACGGCCTCGCGGTAGGGGCCGTGGTACGTGCACTGGTCGACCCACTCGCGCCAGAAGTCCGCGGTGGCCTCCAAAGAGCCCTCCGGGTCCGGGAGCGCGGGCGGCTCGCGGTGCGAGGGCTGCCAGCTGATCGTGAACGCGATCCGGTCACCGGGGGCGACGGTGAAGTCGGAATACGTCGTCAGGTTCTCGCCGAAGGTCTCCGCGGAGGTGTCCAGCCAGACCGAGTCCGGTCCCGCGACGGCGACCGTACGGCCGTCCACCTTGTGCACCCACGGGGTGACGCGCCCGTAGCTGAACCGCATCCGCAGCTCCGAGCGCATCGGCACCCGGCCGCTGATTCCCTCCACGATCCGGATCAGCTGCGGCGCGCCGTCACGTGGCGGCATGAAGTCGGTCACTCTGACCGTGCCGCGTGGCGTGTCCCATTCCGATTCCAGGATCAGTGAGTCCCCGCGATAGCGGCGACGGTCCGCCGACGGCGGTTCCGCGCCCTCCGCGCGGGCCGGCCCCAGGCGCCAGAAGCCGTGCTCCTCGGTGCCCAGCAGCCCCGCGAAGACGGCGTGTGAGTCGAAGCGGGGCAGGCACAGCCAGTCGGCCGTGCCGTCCCGGCAGACCAGGGCGGCGGTCTGCATGTCTCCGATGAGTGCGTAATCCTCGATGCGCCCGGCCACGTGCATCTCCAGTCGAACGGCCATGTCGCCCCGTAGGGCGCTTACTGCGGGTCAAGAGGTCGTTGCAAGGGGTTGATGTGGGGGAACCTGCGAGCTCGTACCTCGCCCGGAGCGAGTGTCCGAGCAGGATACGACGCACCTGGGTGATCCGCGCGCCGCTCTCGGCAACAGAGATGAGCCGAACGGGTGGGGCGTGAGAGAGGTGCGGTGATCCTGTGCGGTTGATGTGCCGGGAGTGGCCGGAAGCAGGCTCCCCTGGTCGCTGATACCCTGGTAGCCCGTGGACCGGTGGTCGTCTGACGACAGCAGACGAGGCCCCCGAACCGCAGCGACGGCGCCTCCGGAATCTCTGGACGGCAACGCCGGTACGCACCTTACGATCGCGACCACGGGAGCCCCCTTTGGCTATGCAGCCCACATCCACGACGACCAAGCACATCTTCGTCACCGGGGGTGTCGCCTCTTCCCTCGGCAAGGGTCTGACTGCCTCCAGCCTCGGTGCCCTGCTCAAGGCGCGCGGCCTTCGGGTCACCATGCAGAAGCTCGACCCGTACCTGAACGTCGACCCGGGCACGATGAACCCCTTCCAGCACGGCGAGGTGTTCGTCACCAACGACGGCGCCGAGACCGACCTGGACATCGGCCACTACGAGCGTTTCCTCGACGTGGACCTCGACGGCTCCGCCAACGTCACCACCGGCCAGGTCTACTCGCAGGTCATCGCCAAGGAGCGGCGCGGCGAGTACCTCGGTGACACCGTGCAGGTCATCCCGCACATCACCAACGAGATCAAGCACCGCATCCGCCGCATGGCCACCGACGACGTCGACGTCGTCATCACCGAGGTCGGCGGCACGGTCGGCGACATCGAGTCGCTGCCGTTCCTGGAGACCGTCCGCCAGGTCCGCCACGAGGTCGGCCGGGACAACGTCTTCGTCGTGCACATCTCGCTGCTGCCCTACATCGGCCCGTCCGGCGAGCTCAAGACCAAGCCCACCCAGCACTCGGTGGCCGCCCTGCGCAACATCGGTATCCAGCCGGACGCCATCGTGCTGCGCGCCGACCGCGACGTACCGACCGCCATCAAGCGCAAGATCTCGCTGATGTGCGACGTCGACGAGGCGGCCGTGGTGGCCTGCCCGGACGCCAAGTCGATCTACGACATCCCGAAGGTGCTCCACTCCGAGGGCCTGGACGCCTACGTCGTGCGCAAGCTCGACCTGCCGTTCCGTGACGTCGACTGGACCACCTGGGGGGATCTGCTGGACCGCGTCCACAACCCCGACCACGAGGTCACCGTCGCCCTGGTCGGCAAGTACATCGACCTGCCCGACGCCTACCTCTCGGTCACCGAGGCCATCCGGGCCGGCGGCTTCGCGAACAAGGCCCGCGTCAAGGTCAAGTGGGTCGCCTCCGACGACTGCAAGACCCCGGCCGGTGCCAAGAAGCAGCTCGGCGATGTCGACGCCATCTGCATCCCCGGCGGTTTCGGCGAGCGCGGCGTCATCGGCAAGGTCGGCGCCATCCAGTACGCCCGCGAGAACAAGGTGCCGCTGCTCGGCCTCTGCCTGGGCCTGCAGTGCATCGTGATCGAGGCGGCGCGCAACCTCGCCGAGATCCCCGACGCCAACTCCACCGAGTTCGACGCCGCCACCGCCCACCCCGTCATCTCGACGATGGAGGAGCAGCTGGCGTACGTCGAGGGCGCGGGTGACCTGGGCGGCACCATGCGGCTCGGCCTGTACCCCGCGAAGCTCGCCGAGGGCTCGCTGGTCCGTGAGGCCTACGGCGACCAGCCGTACGTGGACGAGCGTCACCGTCACCGCTACGAGGTCAACAACGCCTACCGCGCCGAGCTGGAGAAGAAGGCCGGTCTGGTCTTCTCCGGCACCTCCCCGGACAACAAGCTCGTCGAGTACGTCGAGTACCCGCGCGAGGTCCACCCCTACCTGGTCGCCACCCAGGCGCACCCGGAGCTGCGCTCCCGCCCGACCCGCCCGCACCCGCTCTTCGCGGGCCTGGTGAAGGCGGCCGTCGCGCGCAAGACGGGCACCAAGCCGGGCAAGTAACGGCAGCCCCGCAGGCGTTACGGTTGGCCGGGGTACGCATCCTTCGAGGACGCGTACCCCGGTCACTGTTTTTTGTG
This genomic interval from Streptomyces sp. NBC_00464 contains the following:
- a CDS encoding NAD kinase, whose product is MTTNTARTVFLLAHTGRPAAIRSAELVVQGLLRSGLGVRVLAHEAADLPLPPSVETVTDATPEAVDGCELLIVLGGDGTLLRGAELSRASGVPMLGVNLGRVGFLAEAERDDLDKVVDRVVTRAYTVEERMTIDVLVHSNGDIVHRDWALNEAAVQKVSPERMLEVVLEIDGRPVTGFGCDGIVCATPTGSTAYAFSAGGPVVWPEVEALLMVPISAHALFAKPLVTSPTSVLAVEVQPHTPHGVLWCDGRRTVELPAGARVEVRRGAVPVRLARLHQASFTDRLVAKFALPVSGWRGAPH
- the recN gene encoding DNA repair protein RecN → MSVLEEMRIRSLGVIDDAVVELSPGFTAVTGETGAGKTMVVTSLGLLLGGRADPALVRIGAKAAVVEGRITVAEGDAVALRAEEAGAEIEDGALLISRTVSAEGRSRAHLGGRSVPVGVLAELADELVAVHGQTDQQGLLKPARQRQALDRYAGDGVSKPHAKYEAAYRRLREVAGELDELTTRARERAQEADLLRFGLNEIAAVEPLPGEDTELAAEAQRLGHADALASAAALAHTALAGNPEDQEAVDATTVVAAARQALDGVRAHDPALAALADRVGEISILLADVSGELSGYADQLDSDPLRLAAVEERRAALTALTRKYGVDITAVLAWAEDGVARLTELEGDDDRIGELTAERDALRSELSGLGQALTDARTSAAALFAEAVTAELASLAMPHARVSFDIRQTDAADEASGIEIDGRNVAYGPSGADEVELLLAPHPGAQPRPIAKGASGGELSRVMLAVEVVFAGSDPVPTYLFDEVDAGVGGKAAVEVGRRLAKLARSAQVVVVTHLPQVAAFADRQLLVEKTVDGSVTRSGVTVLEGEDRVRELSRMLAGQEDSETARAHAEELLATARADS
- a CDS encoding glycosyltransferase family 4 protein codes for the protein MSQLRTVQVLGGGSAGSSAHVGSLAAGLVARGVQVTVCAPAALERAYEFSTTGARFVPVPRRSDPAAVAALRAACEGADVVHAHGLHAAVRAALALGGRPVPLVMTWHTRAHAEGARRRLLHLLERRAARAASVVLGASSDLVDRARSRGARDARLAPVAVPAPCVPVPVTDGKVRAELGAVERPLIVAVGSLVPHHGYGTLLDAARMWRRLDPVPLLVVAGEGRERAALRRRIKAEDLPVSLIGSRTDIPELLAAADLVVLPSRWEARSVLAQEALRIGVPLVATAVGGVPELVGDAAELVPYANAEALARAVARLLGDPAERERLAAAGPRQAANWPTEDDTIAQVLCVYDELVQPRAAARTR
- a CDS encoding PucR family transcriptional regulator, with amino-acid sequence METQGGITVQRALELPGLRSGLPEVVIGADRLGRTVRWVHAGEVPNIASLLKGGELLLTTGLGLGTRPAEQRAFVRRLADRGIAALVVELGPRFSRLPSSIVDAARAAGLPLVQLHREVPFVTVTEEIHTEIVNGHYALLQQAEEVHRRCTQALLGGGGVPQVLGILADFTANPVFLETADGQLLYAAGTESGPVSADPLQVWDGMRGGRAARESPPVGSVLVDVPGGGPGTGSVRARLVLLAVDGPLVPVHRMAAERAAGLLAVVLMQARQEEELAARGRGDFLTDLAEGRITPEDAPAQARVLGFKPGEMPLLPVVMRLAPELSPSGNWALLARAVLEELSSVGVPVLLGVRPVEGRVPLLLGLRTETERTAVADRVAAALRAGVERAGLERAGSHPPVVVVGVAGGWAAAGAGLRHAAETATAAQGLGDRPWYDARQLDIDLLLWRLRDHPDLAAFVERAIGPLRDHDRTSRPPLLPTLETYLAHAGRKAETARELHLNRQTLYNRLARIGDLLGTDLDDPQAVLALSLALRARRHAT
- a CDS encoding sulfurtransferase, whose product is MGDEAPAYGDRAGHGSGAGRPSVPPHEDPPPGPLVGADWLARRLGSPGLLVLDASVGAHRGAAERIVGARPFDLDGALSDHTGPLPHTMPDAGPFTEELRSLGLHDGDTVVVYDAVGIYSSARAWWMLRAMGFDRAAVLDGGLPGWAAAGLPMEDGAPAAPAERGDFTARPRAGLLVGADAVAAALTDPASAVFDARSRERFEGTAPEPREGLRGGHMPGAVNLPFGEIQHEGRMRPAAELRAAFTALAQDRERLLFSCGSGVTACVLTLGAELAGYRDLAVYDGSWSEWGLPSELRPVVTDQEAAAG
- a CDS encoding glycoside hydrolase family 15 protein; protein product: MAGRIEDYALIGDMQTAALVCRDGTADWLCLPRFDSHAVFAGLLGTEEHGFWRLGPARAEGAEPPSADRRRYRGDSLILESEWDTPRGTVRVTDFMPPRDGAPQLIRIVEGISGRVPMRSELRMRFSYGRVTPWVHKVDGRTVAVAGPDSVWLDTSAETFGENLTTYSDFTVAPGDRIAFTISWQPSHREPPALPDPEGSLEATADFWREWVDQCTYHGPYREAVVRSLITLKALTYAPTGGIVAAPTTSLPEDIGGSRNWDYRYTWLRDAAITLSSLLRTGYREEARAWREWLLRAVAGDPENLQIMYGIAGERELGEAELEWLPGYENSGPVRVGNGAAGQLQLDVYGEVTEALHLAHMTGLTRNDYATGLQLKLIEYLEKHWDEPDEGIWEVRGPRRHFVHSKVMAWVAVDRTIKLIESGDTDGPLEKWRELRDDIHRDVCERGYDKERNTFTQSYGSKELDASLLLIPQMGFLPPDDKRVIGTIEAIQRELSTEDGFVLRYPTSGENAGVDGLEGDEGAFLACSFWLADDLAMIGRVDEARQLFERLLSLRNDLGLLAEEWDARLQRQVGNFPQAFSHVPLIDTALRLTASGAYVG
- a CDS encoding CTP synthase, with product MQPTSTTTKHIFVTGGVASSLGKGLTASSLGALLKARGLRVTMQKLDPYLNVDPGTMNPFQHGEVFVTNDGAETDLDIGHYERFLDVDLDGSANVTTGQVYSQVIAKERRGEYLGDTVQVIPHITNEIKHRIRRMATDDVDVVITEVGGTVGDIESLPFLETVRQVRHEVGRDNVFVVHISLLPYIGPSGELKTKPTQHSVAALRNIGIQPDAIVLRADRDVPTAIKRKISLMCDVDEAAVVACPDAKSIYDIPKVLHSEGLDAYVVRKLDLPFRDVDWTTWGDLLDRVHNPDHEVTVALVGKYIDLPDAYLSVTEAIRAGGFANKARVKVKWVASDDCKTPAGAKKQLGDVDAICIPGGFGERGVIGKVGAIQYARENKVPLLGLCLGLQCIVIEAARNLAEIPDANSTEFDAATAHPVISTMEEQLAYVEGAGDLGGTMRLGLYPAKLAEGSLVREAYGDQPYVDERHRHRYEVNNAYRAELEKKAGLVFSGTSPDNKLVEYVEYPREVHPYLVATQAHPELRSRPTRPHPLFAGLVKAAVARKTGTKPGK